A window from Schistosoma haematobium chromosome 1, whole genome shotgun sequence encodes these proteins:
- the TRAM2_1 gene encoding Translocating chain-associated membrane protein 2, variant 2 (EggNog:ENOG410V6UI~COG:U), with translation MNSRFGRKKTKNPPYFSHEFIITNHGDIVSVLAMLIIVGLLHKGTHVLSSSFIFIQYNNTDENQENALLYSPGGKDLCVIFFYTLICIVSHAVLQEYLFDKVTRKLSLTKVRLAKFNESAHLACFYALSTVWAAYSIINEGFIENLSSLWDNYPQRWLPFWIKLFFITQVRYFINYHFQICYWLHDYPELYFQRVKKELIPARLFHATMYLLGISLAYVGGLTKLCMVVLVLHYGTDFFLHVSRALHLAEYKFASIG, from the exons ATGAACAGCAGGTTCGGGCGCAAAAAGACTAAAAATCCCCCCTACTTTTctcatgaattcattattacaaaTCATGGGGACATTGTCAGTGTTTTGGCGATGCTAATCATCGTTGGTTTGCTGCACAAG GGAACCCATGTTTTATCTTCATCTTTCATATTCATCCAGTACAACAACACCGACGAAA ACCAAGAAAATGCCTTATTATACAGCCCAGGAGGAAAAGATTTATGCGTAATATTTTTTTACACTCTTATATGTATCGTGTCACATGCTGTACTTCAAGAGTATCTCTTTGAC AAAGTGACTCGAAAGTTAAGTTTGACAAAGGTTCGGCTAGCTAAATTCAACGAATCTGCCCACCTTGCATGCTTTTATGCTTTGTCCACAGTTTGGGCCGCTTACAGTATTATTAACGAAGGTTTTATAGAAAATTTGAGTAGTTTGTGGGATAATTATCCACAGAGATGGTTGCCATTCTGGATCAAATTGTTTTTCATCACTCAAGTAAGATATTTTATCAACTATCACTTCCAGATTTGCTACTGGCTTCATGACTATCCAGAGCTTTATTTTCAGCGTGTAAAAAAA GAACTCATACCTGCACGACTGTTTCATGCAACAATGTATCTTCTCGGCATATCTTTGGCTTATGTTGGAGG ATTAACTAAATTATGTATGGTAGTTCTTGTTCTTCACTACGGTACTGATTTCTTCTTGCATGTTTCTCGGGCATTGCACCTTGCGGAGTATAAGTTTGCATCCATTGGGTAG